The following are from one region of the Dermacentor albipictus isolate Rhodes 1998 colony chromosome 5, USDA_Dalb.pri_finalv2, whole genome shotgun sequence genome:
- the LOC135917932 gene encoding uncharacterized protein, translated as MTTTLGSLAEFCPDSGNIDVYLERFDLYGTTNEIDASKKLQVCLTILGEKAYVTLLSLLLPKKPTEVKYKEATEALRKHYAPKRSVVTKRYHFYQQKQEPDESLKQFIVELKKLAATCSFGSFLEEALWDRLIAGIGTDSIRCRLLALSDDEATWERVCKIATALATAQKDAQEMLPQGSTASPADVYWHWEPTTQGRRHATKTASNEQRAPPKRSKEATWERHCLCLS; from the coding sequence ATGACCACCACCCTGGGATCTTTGGCCGAGTTCTGCCCAGACTCTGGCAATATCGACGTCTACCTGGAAAGGTTCGACCTGTATGGAACCACCAATGAAATAGACGCAAGTAAGAAGTTGCAAGTCTGCTTAACAATCCTGGGTGAAAAGGCTTACGTGACTCTGCTTAGCCTGCTGCTGCCGAAGAAACCAACAGAAGTCAAGTACAAAGAAGCTACAGAAGCTCTCCGAAAGCACTATGCTCCAAAACGGTCAGTCGTTACCAAACGGTATCACTTTTACCAGCAAAAGCAAGAGCCGGACGAAAGCCTAAAACAGTTCATCGTCGAGCTGAAAAAACTGGCTGCGACGTGCTCGTTTGGAAGCTTTTTGGAAGAAGCACTCTGGGATCGACTGATTGCTGGAATCGGGACGGATTCGATTCGATGCCGTCTTCTTGCCCTGTCAGACGACGAAGCCACCTGGGAGCGAGTATGCAAAATTGCCACAGCCTTGGCAACTGCCCAGAAAGACGCCCAAGAAATGCTACCGCAGGGGTCAACCGCCAGTCCGGCCGACGTTTACTGGCACTGGGAGCCCACCACACAAGGCAGGCGACACGCGACGAAGACCGCTAGCAACGAGCAGCGTGCCCCCCCAAAACGGTCCAAGGAAGCAACGTGGGAAAGGCATTGTTTGTGCCTGTCATAG